TAGGCGACGGAACGGAGATGCAGATTGGAAAAGAATTCTTTTGGGCGGGAGTCAAGAGCAATAACGAAAAATGTTTGTCATAAACCGTTTTTCATTATTGCTCCTGACCTCCTCTCATTGCTATAGTCGGTCAAGTAAGTAGACACACGATTTCCATGTTGGTGGTTTCTTGGTTTTCAGTGTTTTGAACAGTTCCTGTGGATGCGTGAGCGTCATGTgtgctgtttattttttccttaaattttcaaACAGTCCTATGCATGTAAACGGAATGATGCTCAAGAAAAGATTATggcgggggggagccattgtaatccacaaactgtactttggaaatttatatttattaaataaaagttaaaatacacaAAGCTTTTAACTGTAGATGAAATGATTTTTGAAAGCCTTATCGAATGTTAATGCGTGGGCAGTATATATCAGTTTTATTCCAATACTATAAAGCATTTTACGATCTAAACGTTTGGCGAATTTAAACATTCCCTATGgtcatatgcattttaaaaagttcatatgtcTGTTGACTGCCCTTTTTATGGTTGGCAGCTTTGTGACCGTTTGTGTCACGCGTGTCATTGGGTCCCCTCCGTTGCACGAGTGAGCAGGGGCCCCGCGGCGTCAGCCCAGGCGCTTgacagccacagctgctgcctgagagAACTTTTGAGAGCCCACTAGCGAGGCCCAAGGAGCTTGTAGTGGATGTGCGGTGACTATGTGTTTCCCTGTGGGTTCATTttactatgaaaaataatttgcatatCAGTAATATAAAAACAGggatatgcttttaaaaaactcTAAATGAAAGTAAACTACCTTCGAGTATTTTCACCTAAAATATGCCATTGACAATTGTTTAATATACagataaaatgggagaaaatgcaTTTCTGACCTCATAAACTTGGCTTTTCAAAAGACACGCACCACTTTAACAGCACGGACTTGGTCGTCCTTGTCATTGTCTGAGACTGGAATTCTAGTGTCTTGGAGGCTCTCTGCGAGGGCCCGAGCCTAACTGACCTCTCTTCTCCCCAGACTCGGTGGGTGTGGTTGGGAGCCCAGAGATAGTTGTGCTTCTACATGGCTTTCCGACATCCAGCTACGACTGGTACAAGGTAAACGCGTCCGCGTTCTGCATTCGGCTGGTCTTAAACGCCCCGAATCGAGGATTGGAATGTTGAACTGTTTCTCCTTTACCGTGAGGGATTCAAACACTGGCAATCAAGAAAGAACTGCCAGGTTAAGAAAGCAGGAGTTTGTCTCTCAGTAGAAATTAATTACTAGAATAAAGCACTTTGCCAAGACCATCATCCGCTGGGCCTGTGGTGGTTTCGTGAAGTTGTTCTTACTGTCAAATCTGCCCAATTAGCAGAGAACAAGGGGCGGGGCTCTGTGCTGCTGTGGGGTAGGGGGGGCGGGAGCACGGAGTTCAAGtcctcctttcttccctgcaGATCTGGGAAGGTCTGACCCTGAGGTTCCACCGCGTGATTGCCCTGGATTTCCTAGGCTTTGGCTTTAGTGACAAACCGGTGAGCTGCAGCGGAAGGGTCTGGTTTCGGGGCAGGGGTGCGCATGGACCGAGGGGTCAGTTGGCGGAGCGCTGCCTGCGCGCCTTACCCTGCCCACCCGGCTCTTCCTCCCGCAGAGACCGCACCACTACTCCATATTTGAACAGGCCAGCATCGTGGAGTCGCTCCTGCGGCATCTGGGGCTGCAGAACCGCAGGGTCAACCTTCTGTCTCACGATTATGGGGACATCGTGGCTCAGGAGCTGCTCTACAGGTCAGTGAGGCCACAGTTGCTGGAGCCCTCACAGGGTGTGCAGTTTAAGATGCCAGGCAGGGAGCtgccactgtggcttagcaggcgaagtcaccacctgtgacgccagcagatggctgccggttcaagtcctggctgctcctcttctcatccagctctctgctaatggcttgggacaagcagtggaggatggcccaagtgcttgggcccctgcacccacatggcttcggcctggcccagccccagccactgaagccatttgggggggtgaaccagtggatggaagctctatcTTTCTAAGTCTGTCTCTTAAATAGaacaaagtaaatcttcaaaaaacagaaaagtccatggaaaacagaattaagatgttaggtttattttggtgcaaatgtttTTTTAGATCCATGGGttaattttcttcataatatacatacattctttatatattccatgaactttttgcagatcCTTGCACATGGGTCCTGAACCCTTTCTCTCTTGGGAATCTGTCCTCAGCTCCATGTTGGCGTTAATTCTGCTTAGCTAAATGTCTGTTGCTTCACCCTCTGTTCTAGGTACAAGCAGAATCGATCCGGTCGGCTTACCATAAAgagtctctgcctgtcaaatggaGGTAACTGCCCTGCCTGGCGGGAGGTGGAAATGGGGTGTAGCCACGAAGGGCCACGCGCCATCGAAATGGTTATCTGACGACCCTGCAGGGAGACAGTTAAACAGAGGAGCGGTACTTTTTTGGTGACACAAACCGCGTTGGTGGTCTGGTGAAATTTATGGACACTTTCtcagaataatgttttaaatgtgtAAAATACACATGATTACAAGGAATGTGATTTTACTGACTATGGTCAGTGATAAGCTGCGTTCTAGTAAGCCGCGCCTCCATCTCCGCGCGAGAGAAAGCAGTGTCTGGTGTTGACCGCGATGAGGGCACAGTGAGGGGTGTAAGCGCTGCACAGAGTAAAGTACAGGAGGTGCTTCTGATTGCATGGAGTATTTAGGATTTGATtcctaaacttttttttgaagactgcgttacagagagaagagacagagagaaacgtcctccattagctggttcactccccaaatggctgcaacagctggagctgagccgatccaaaaccaggagcttcttgcaggtctcctatgtgggtgcaggggcccttaggccatcttccactgctttcccaggccattagcagagcactgggttggaagtggagcagccagggctcaaacctgtgcccttgtgggatgccggcactgtcgGCGTAGGCTTAGCCcaccagccacagcactggccccttcctaAATTCTTTATTGATGGCAATGCCTTGTTTCAGCCAGAAATTAGTGAACCCTTGATTAGACCTTTTGgagatgtttctttttctttgtatccTATTGAGCCCAGCTTATTAAGTCCATGAATATCCAAATGTCCTCTGAATTCCTTATGGGCAGATTAGGAGAGCAGTCTAGCCATCCCTTCGTCATAAACATAGGGCTGTCGTCCACTGAATGGAGAGGGAGCTAGAAAAGGaaaaacctggggccagtgccgtggtatagctggtaaagctgctgcctgcagtgccagcatcccatgtgggtgccagttcgagatccggctgctctacttctgatccagctctctgctgtggcctgggaaagcagtaagatgacccaagtcctcgggcccctgtacctgcatgggagacccggaagaagctcctggctcctggcttcagatcaactcatctctgcccattgcagtcatttggggaatgaaccagtggaatggaagacctctctctctgtaaatgttAGATTTTGTTTGCAGCGCGAGTCATTAACAATACTGTCTTCTGAGAAATGGGAGGAGACGCTAGGGGGAGTCAGAGCTTGATCAGCACGGAGGGGCCCTGTAAGTTCCTTCCACCTAGTTTCTCttactttaaaatgagaaaataggcCCAGTGTTGTGCTGTAGTAGATGAAGCTGCGGCCAGTGGCaccggtatcccttatgggtgccaatttgaatcACAGCTGCatcacttccgatccaactccctgctcatagcctgggaaagtggcggaagacggcccaagtccttaggccactgcatgcacgtgggagatctggatgaagctcttggcttcgggctggcccagtcctggccattacaactatttgggaaatgaatcagtggatggaagatctctatctgcctttcaaataaaataaatctcttttaaaaaagtaacataaaATGAGGAAGAGAATTCCAGTGGGTTACAGTTGGACAAGTTAGACCCAGCATTCCCTGGAGAAGCAATTGGGTGACGGTGCAGTCATGGGTCCTTTATGATGGGTATGTGTGCTAAGAGCTGTCCTTGGTCAGTTCTATCAATGTGTGAACATGGCAGAGTCGCTGGGACAAACAAGGTGCCTGCACCACTCGGAGACACAGTTCCGCAGGCACACGGGTGTCACTGCGTGCAGTCCACTGTGCTGCACGCGCCTGTATGGGCTTCTATTTGTAATTCTGTCTTGGCAGTAAAGCCCCCGAAATGCTAGCGTTCACGATAGGCTCGACCCGTGGTTGTCGGTACAGGGTTAAGAGGCTCCTCTCTCCTGCAGGTATATTTCCTGAGACGCACCGGCCTCTCCTCCTTCAAAAGGTCAGCCACTTCGCTGATGGGAGCATCTGTTGTCAGATGTGTGCAGACCCAAAGCATGCTGGGACACTTTAAGGGCCATGTTGACAGCAGGGGGTCCTAGCGGAAGTTCTCCTCACGGAATTGTGTTAATGCACTTAGCTTTCCTCTATTTGGGCAAATACGGTGGTGGGGCTCCTACAGAACACTTAGAGCTCCTTTtgagaataaaaatgaagacatacTCGCAGCAGTACAGCTCTGTCAACATGGATACTTGACGTCTGGACAAACTTGGATTCCAGTCTCAACGTCCATGTGTCGGAACTCAAAGTGGGATTTAGTTAGGGAAGAACAGAATTTAAGGGAAGATAGATGTGTCTTCCGTGAGAGAACGAGGGCAGGTAAAACAAAACCCCACAAAACCGAAGTCCCAAGCAGTTCGGTGGATTTGGCTAGATAGCTTTTCCATTGCTCGAGTAGAACCCTTTGTCCTGCTGGTCGCGCCCCGGAGCCTGGGTTTTCACAACTGCTCCTCTGTCGGCAGCTGCTCAAAGATGGAGGTGTGCTGTCGCCCATCCTCACGCGGCTCATGAATTTCTTCATATTCTCTCGAGGGTAAGTCACTGTCAGAGGAACCATGACTTGGGCACGAAGCGGGGAAAAGCTGCTGCCGTTTTAGTTCTGGGCCACATCCTACAGTTTGCTGTCTTAAAGCACAGGTGTTGGCCGCCTATTCCTAAGTCAGTTAAGGGCCAAACTGCGCGGCCTTGGAGCTTCGGGTCCCGTGTGCCACCCTCCATCCACTCACACTTCCCTCTCCGCATTTTGGTCTCTTTCAGTCTCACGCCCGTTTTCGGGCCCTACACGAGACCCTCGGAAAGTGAGCTGTGGGACATGTGGGCAGGGGTCCGCAACAACGATGGAAACCTAGTGATCGACAGGTGAGAAACCCCTTTGGCTTGTgttggggaggggcgggaggcttGATGGCTCGTTTGCTATCACAACAAGGGTGCTTCTGACCTGAGGAGCAAGCCCAAACCACGCCTGGTGTGCCCTCTGCAAGAAGGGAGCAGCCAGAGTGAGCCCCGGGAATTCTGGAGGACCAGTTGCACGTTGCGATGCTATCGCAGTCTGCAGGTGGCCCACGGACTCTGGCAAGCGGTTTGCACTTTGTAGGGATACTAAACGCTTCAGAGCGTGGAGCCAGAGCGTGGAAAATGAGCTTAGTGCCTCTCTGAGCCCAGAGCTCTTCTTTCTGCAGTTTTCTCTGTagtaacagtgacagagagatgtctGTCTTTACAAAGAAGTCCCTTCCCTTGGTTCCCATGGGAATGTGGCGGCTTTCACAGAGAAATCTACAGATAGAGCTATCTGGAACTATTTGAGATAAAGCCCGGTGCTCCTGCCAGCCGGGTCAGTGTGCGTCCAGGGTGCTCAGTGATGGGTTTGCTGAGAACCGTGCGCGCCTGGGAGCCACTGCTCTTCCCACCCTGACTCTCACGGGATCCCTGCAGATTCTCGTTAACgttaaaaaactgaaatacaaGACTCTCTGCTAAATTTTCCTCCCAAAATGTAAATACTAAGAGGTGTGATATTTGAAGTTACAAAAATAACAGTTCTGAGGTTGGCAGGGAGACAGAACAGTTAGAACACATGAGTTTGAATTCTAAGAGGCGGCTCTGGCACCTGACCTTGGAGGAAGAGGGATTTCCTCCGTTCCTTCCTGTGGTCGGAGGAGGCAGCTTTGTGTGCATGGACTTCTATACTTAGAGTCCTGGAGGCACATGTCCACGGACAGGTCACGCAGttcagtctttatttatttgagagagggagagcgagcaggttctcatctgtggttcactccccagtgcccacgacGGCTGGGAACTGGGGATACAACCCAcgtttcccatgggggtggcgGGGAACTGGCtgtctgagccatcacccacCGCCTCCACCAGTGCGCGTTAGCAGAAAGCCGAAAGCAGGAGTGGAACAGGCGTtcaacccagctactccaccgtGGGATcggggcatcttcactgctgtgttTCAATCTCGCTTTAAAAACAAGGAACCTGAAGTCAAAAGATGTGTGTTACACCCTTGAATCACAGAGCTGGTTAGCAGTAGAGCCAAATTAGACCAGGCTTTTGTCACGTAAAATCCAAACCAACCGTCTGCCTTCTAGATCACATCCCCTTCTCGGTGAACACACAGAGCTGCGCATTCTGGCGTTGAGAGTAGGCGTGGCCACTGCTGGAGCTCTGTAAAATGGATAAATCAAGCAGGCCGCTGCCAGGAATGCCAAGTATTAAGCAAATGTAGATCCTGTGTTCCTTCTGGTTCATTCTAGGCCTTTGCCTACGGGTCCAGGTTTCTGGTTCTGCCCGTTCTGACTCTCCTGTCCTACAGTCTCTTACAGTACATCAACCAGAGGAAGAAGTTTAGAAGACGCTGGGTGGGAGCGCTTGCCTCCGTAACTATTCCCAGTGAGTATTTTTATGTTCCCTCCTGATAGGAAAATTGAAAGACTGTGGCGTTAAACTTCTGTCACCCCCAGTTAGGGTTACCCGATTTAgcagataaaattttaagtaaataacaGCTTTTTTTAGTGTAGTGAGTTTGTGCTGTTCAATATTGGGACACACGTGCACCCTCACCCCAAAATCATTTTCCTGTCGGGAATGCACATTTCCCCGGGAGCCCTGTATTGTTCGGTACCCCTGCCCTGCACCTCTGGAACACCCGCGGCGGGTGTGGGGTGAAGCGTgcagggccgggggccggggtgcCTGGTCTCTGTGTGTGCTTCGTCAGTGACTGCCACATTAGAAGCTGACTGTGGGACAAAGGCTGCTTCGGTTACTGATCGGTCGGCTGCTGGTGGTTTGTGCTCTTGCGTTCTTTATTCtcacagatttaaaaagaaaatcggTGTGGTCTCTCAAACACAGTAGTTAGTGCTCGGGAAACTATTTGTTGACTTTTAAATGAATAGGGCCACTTACAGCTGAAGAGATGTCAAGAATGGCAGTGTCCTGGATGGCCAGGAAGGGAGCGGTGCAAGTGGGGCATAAGGGCTGCAGGATGGACCAAACGGCCGTCCCTAAGAGAACTGTTCCCAACAGTTCTTTAGAACCTACTTGATAAAACTGCCTACCTAAAGCATGacttatttatagaaaaaaattcttaaaattttagtaTAGGAGAAGAATAGACAGGCGAGCTGTTAGTGACtcatccccctctctcttccctagTTCACTTTATCTATGGGCCACTGGATCCTATAAATCCCTATCCAGAGTTTTTGGAACTGTACAGGTGAGTCGCGGAGGTCTTCTTTGTTACGACTTCATCTTGACAGTGGCACACAAAATCACTTGTTGAGAGTTGCTAGCTGTAGCCGTTGTCTCTGACGTCATTGGCTGTTCATCCAGGAACAAGACGAATCAAGGCGTCTATTCTAACATAAACATAAAGGTGGAGAGATTCAGTTACATATTCTCTTGGTTTGTACAGTCTGTTTTCGCTGGAGTGGCTGCTACCTGTTCCTTGGTGTACAGGTAAGAAAGCTACCGTGTGAACCAGAGAGCGACAGTGGCTGTATCTTAAGAAATGCTGTAGCCTGAGCGACGCACGCtgcaggagctggagatgggcGCTCTGTGGAAGGGCGCCTTCTCGCCGGCTCTTACTCCGTAGGGAGTTACTCAGAACGCGCGGCAGTGTGAAATCTCCACTGTATCGCATAAGAATCTCCCCTGCCTTCCGATGGCTGCGTGGACACAACGCGGCAGTAAATGGCTCACGTGTATTTTTAAACCAGATACCCTCTTCTCATCTCCTGGAATTAATAGGAAGGTCCTTTGCTTTCTTGGCTTGGGCACTGACTTGCTGAGGGGATCTGCTTGTCTGATGCGTCCCGCTTTTCTGAGGCGCGGGATGTCATCCTGCTTTGGCCATTGTCGCGGAAGTGTTGTATTTTCAACGTGCTGTTGGTTCTTTGCAGTGCGGTGTGTCTGCAAGGGCGTTTCTACTGGGGCTTCCCactggctcccccccaccccccagccttcCGTTCACCTACCTGCTGTTCTCTTCCACTAGGAAAACGCTGCCGAGGTCCACAGTGTCGATTCTGGATGACCACATTAGCCACTACCCACAGCTAGAGGACCCCATGGGCTTCTTGAATGCATACATGGGCTTCATCAACTCCTTCTGAGCTGGAAAGCGTAGCCTCCCTGTCTGACCTCCCCCGAGTCCTATCTGTGTGTGTTCCACTTAGGAGGAGATGCCCAAAAGAGGTCCTGGCCACCCACTGTCCCCTCACAGAAGTCACTCCCCTCACACTGGTGGGCAGTGTACGGGAAGAGGCCAGCAGAGGCGCTGAGTTGACGTAGCACTGTCCTCCTCCCATCCCTCTGATGGCATCTGACCATGTCTGACTGCCGCTGTCTGTGCGTTCTTAGGAAATTCTGACGGGCACTACCAGTGGTGCACAGGGCACACAACCTTCTGCACAGGAGACACTTGTGGGAATTTGCTGAAATACCCAGAAGTGCCCTCCTCTCGCCCAGTCTCTTTGAATCCTCTAGCAAAGGATGGGGAGGGGCCTGCGTACGTCTTCTGGGATGCCTTTAAGGACACGTGCTTTTTCATAGTTTTCTGTCCCCCTTGTTGTAACGTTAGACTTAGTTTCATCAGCTACTTCTACTTATAGACACTTAGTTGACGTAGGTATTGGTTTACATAACACAGGATTCGCAGTGTGCTTCAGGACTGACTGACCTGTCCCTGATCCAGCTAACCAGCAGACCCTCACTCTGCCAGAGTAACGAGCCTTCTGAAACATGCTCAGTTTTTGAATACCCAAACGATTTACAGAATTTCTGAAAATCGTAGGACATTAAGGACCAAGTCCATCTGTGGCAGAGATGTGCTGTTATTAGCTGGGAAGACCACTCTAACAGCACACAACAGTCTGCCTCCTCAGAGCTCAGTGCTTGGAAGCATGGCCCTCCTGAGCCAAagcggaggggaggggctggtgtaCAGTCCAAGTGACCCTGTGGAGCGTGCACTGAGTCTCGTGATGACTGCTTAACGTCCCGGTGGCTTTCTCACAGCTCAGCAACGCTGGGCGCTCTCAGCAATGCACGAGAGTTCCAGGAACTTTAGAACAAATTCTGACAGACCTATGAGCAAATGGTGctgaatactatttttttttttaaagccacacTTTCATTGTCTAAGTCAAAGCAGGATTATtaagtgattattttaaattcattttttattagcaACTTCAAGTATAACAACTTTGAAACTGGAATAagtgtttattttctattaataaaaatgaattgtgaCAAAAGTGGActctggcttcccctccccccctctcgcCACCCCTCGGGGATAAAATTTTCCAACATTGCCAGGAGCTTTCAGACACacgttaaaagaaaataatataatgaagTTAAG
Above is a window of Oryctolagus cuniculus chromosome 3, mOryCun1.1, whole genome shotgun sequence DNA encoding:
- the MEST gene encoding mesoderm-specific transcript homolog protein isoform X1, encoding MVRRDRLRRMREWWVQVGLLAVPLLAAYLHIPPPQLSPALHSWKSSGKFFTYKGLRIFYQDSVGVVGSPEIVVLLHGFPTSSYDWYKIWEGLTLRFHRVIALDFLGFGFSDKPRPHHYSIFEQASIVESLLRHLGLQNRRVNLLSHDYGDIVAQELLYRYKQNRSGRLTIKSLCLSNGGIFPETHRPLLLQKLLKDGGVLSPILTRLMNFFIFSRGLTPVFGPYTRPSESELWDMWAGVRNNDGNLVIDSLLQYINQRKKFRRRWVGALASVTIPIHFIYGPLDPINPYPEFLELYRKTLPRSTVSILDDHISHYPQLEDPMGFLNAYMGFINSF
- the MEST gene encoding mesoderm-specific transcript homolog protein isoform X2; the encoded protein is MVRRDRLRRMREWWVQVGLLAVPLLAAYLHIPPPQLSPALHSWKSSGKFFTYKGLRIFYQDSVGVVGSPEIVVLLHGFPTSSYDWYKIWEGLTLRFHRVIALDFLGFGFSDKPRPHHYSIFEQASIVESLLRHLGLQNRRVNLLSHDYGDIVAQELLYRYKQNRSGRLTIKSLCLSNGGIFPETHRPLLLQKLLKDGGVLSPILTRLMNFFIFSRGLTPVFGPYTRPSESELWDMWAGVRNNDGNLVIDSLLQYINQRKKFRRRWVGALASVTIPIHFIYGPLDPINPYPEFLELYSLFSLEWLLPVPWCTGKRCRGPQCRFWMTTLATTHS
- the MEST gene encoding mesoderm-specific transcript homolog protein isoform X3; this translates as MREWWVQVGLLAVPLLAAYLHIPPPQLSPALHSWKSSGKFFTYKGLRIFYQDSVGVVGSPEIVVLLHGFPTSSYDWYKIWEGLTLRFHRVIALDFLGFGFSDKPRPHHYSIFEQASIVESLLRHLGLQNRRVNLLSHDYGDIVAQELLYRYKQNRSGRLTIKSLCLSNGGIFPETHRPLLLQKLLKDGGVLSPILTRLMNFFIFSRGLTPVFGPYTRPSESELWDMWAGVRNNDGNLVIDSLLQYINQRKKFRRRWVGALASVTIPIHFIYGPLDPINPYPEFLELYRKTLPRSTVSILDDHISHYPQLEDPMGFLNAYMGFINSF